In a single window of the Bradyrhizobium erythrophlei genome:
- the folK gene encoding 2-amino-4-hydroxy-6-hydroxymethyldihydropteridine diphosphokinase: MADVLIALGGNVGDVRATFQKAIPNICGMMQAALLARSSDYATPPWGDEQQARFINACIEIETSLDPHALLFTLHKIEARFGRDRASERRWGPRTLDLDLIAYDDVSIQKPELTLPHPRLFERAFVLVPLAEIAPDRLIAGRSITAALAQLPTAGIERLPDLG, encoded by the coding sequence ATGGCTGACGTCCTGATCGCGCTGGGCGGCAATGTCGGCGACGTCCGCGCGACATTTCAAAAGGCGATCCCCAATATCTGCGGCATGATGCAGGCGGCGCTGCTGGCGCGGTCGTCGGATTACGCCACGCCGCCGTGGGGCGATGAACAGCAAGCCCGCTTTATCAACGCCTGCATCGAAATCGAAACCAGCCTCGATCCGCACGCACTGCTGTTTACGCTGCACAAGATCGAAGCCAGGTTCGGCCGCGACCGCGCCAGTGAACGGCGCTGGGGTCCGCGCACCCTCGATCTCGATCTGATCGCCTATGACGACGTTTCGATTCAAAAGCCGGAACTGACGCTGCCGCACCCTCGCCTGTTCGAGCGTGCCTTCGTGCTGGTGCCGCTCGCGGAAATCGCGCCCGATCGTCTCATTGCGGGACGCAGCATTACCGCCGCGCTGGCGCAACTGCCAACTGCGGGAATCGAGCGGTTGCCCGACCTGGGCTGA
- the folB gene encoding dihydroneopterin aldolase, with the protein MTDTIFITGVVIHARHGVMEHETEVGQRFVIDLELSVDLSESSRTDRLADTVSYSNVVATATAAFNDANYKLLERAAGAVADAILAAFPRTSAIKVTVHKPHAPIAAIFDDVGVILTRTRQAPTHG; encoded by the coding sequence ATGACCGATACCATCTTCATCACCGGCGTCGTTATCCATGCCCGCCATGGCGTCATGGAACATGAAACCGAGGTCGGGCAGCGCTTCGTGATCGACCTCGAACTGTCGGTCGATCTGTCGGAATCCTCGCGCACCGATCGCCTCGCCGATACCGTGTCCTATTCCAATGTGGTCGCGACGGCAACGGCGGCCTTCAATGATGCCAATTACAAATTGCTGGAACGGGCGGCCGGCGCTGTTGCTGACGCCATCCTCGCGGCGTTTCCTCGCACCAGCGCGATCAAGGTCACCGTTCACAAGCCGCACGCCCCGATCGCCGCGATTTTCGACGATGTCGGCGTGATCCTGACTCGCACACGCCAAGCGCCAACTCATGGCTGA
- the folP gene encoding dihydropteroate synthase → MIATTSRPAPLATPADHPVLPALLSRSYPAVMGVLNVTPDSFSDGGRFVAPERALAQARRMIAEGADIIDIGAESTRPYGAQPISADEELSRLQPILAEVVSLGAPVSIDSMKSAVVAWALDAGAVIANDVWGLQRDPDMATLLAARHSPVIIMHNRCNVDADIDIMKDIAAFFARSLEIADKAGVSRGNIVLDPGIGFGKTPEQSLTALARLDELGAFGLPLLVGASRKRFISSIVPSEPDQRLGGSIAAHLAAAKGGARIIRTHDVSETVQALRVAAAIWDKR, encoded by the coding sequence ATGATCGCGACCACGTCCAGACCCGCCCCACTGGCCACCCCGGCAGATCATCCGGTATTGCCCGCACTTTTGTCCCGGTCGTATCCGGCCGTGATGGGCGTCCTGAACGTTACGCCGGACTCATTTTCCGATGGCGGGCGGTTTGTCGCGCCGGAGCGCGCGCTGGCCCAGGCTCGCCGCATGATCGCCGAAGGCGCCGACATCATCGACATCGGCGCGGAATCGACCCGGCCCTATGGCGCGCAGCCGATCTCGGCCGACGAAGAGCTGAGCCGGTTGCAGCCGATCCTGGCCGAGGTCGTTTCGCTCGGCGCTCCCGTGTCGATCGACAGCATGAAATCGGCGGTCGTGGCATGGGCGCTCGATGCGGGTGCAGTGATCGCCAACGACGTCTGGGGCCTGCAGCGCGACCCCGACATGGCCACGCTGTTGGCGGCGCGGCATTCGCCTGTCATCATCATGCACAATCGCTGCAACGTCGATGCCGACATCGACATCATGAAGGATATCGCCGCCTTCTTTGCGCGTTCGCTCGAGATCGCGGACAAGGCGGGCGTTTCACGTGGAAATATCGTGCTCGATCCCGGCATTGGCTTTGGCAAGACCCCCGAGCAGAGCCTGACGGCGCTGGCCCGGCTGGATGAACTCGGCGCCTTCGGGCTGCCGCTGCTGGTCGGCGCTTCGCGCAAGCGCTTTATCAGTTCGATCGTGCCGTCGGAGCCGGATCAGCGTCTGGGCGGTTCGATCGCGGCGCATCTGGCGGCGGCAAAAGGCGGCGCGCGGATCATCCGGACCCACGATGTGTCGGAAACCGTACAGGCGCTGCGCGTGGCGGCGGCGATTTGGGACAAGCGATGA
- a CDS encoding DUF4332 domain-containing protein — protein sequence MTYPISDIDGLTAYSASKLKSLGIRTTDRLLEAARTVKGRKELAAKTGISEQQLLEWANVSDYMRIPGMGKAKVGLVRAAGVTTVRELALRNPARLAQNMKEVNTKRKLVRVLPSEKSVEQLIAQARKLQPKITY from the coding sequence ATGACATATCCAATTTCCGATATTGACGGCTTGACCGCCTACTCCGCATCGAAACTGAAATCGCTGGGTATTCGCACCACGGATCGGTTGCTTGAGGCCGCCCGCACCGTCAAGGGGCGTAAAGAGCTCGCGGCGAAGACCGGCATCAGCGAGCAGCAACTGCTCGAATGGGCCAATGTTTCGGACTACATGCGGATTCCCGGCATGGGCAAGGCAAAGGTCGGTTTGGTGCGCGCCGCCGGCGTCACCACGGTTCGCGAGCTTGCGCTTCGCAATCCGGCCCGGCTGGCGCAGAACATGAAGGAAGTGAATACCAAGCGCAAACTCGTCCGCGTCCTGCCTTCGGAAAAGTCGGTCGAGCAACTGATCGCGCAGGCCCGCAAGCTGCAGCCCAAGATCACCTATTAG